A stretch of Saccharothrix texasensis DNA encodes these proteins:
- the pdhA gene encoding pyruvate dehydrogenase (acetyl-transferring) E1 component subunit alpha yields MSSPEKWTHPGPDAAPATAAKPTAEQVIAGLRATDEGGADLVQLLTPEGERVQHPDFDIDITAEELRGLYRDMVLVRRVDREANALQRKGELGIWVPLLGQEAAQIGAGRAMRPEDMAFPSYREHGIAWTRGVKPTDLLGIFRGTDNGTWDPVETRFHPYTIVIGNQVLNATGYAMGQKFDGKVGDADGEATICFFGDGATSQGDVHEGFVWAAVYDAPLVFFCQNNQWAISEPTERQSRLPLYQRARGYGFPGIRVDGNDVLATLAVTRWALEECRQGNGPILIEAFTYRMDAHTTSDDPSRYRLSDELELWKLKDPIERVKVHLVKQQWADHAFFESIEAEAERIAVELRDYCVTLPDPPAGRIFSEVYAEGNHVLEAQRDEFLAYHAGFAGGEH; encoded by the coding sequence ATGTCGTCCCCTGAGAAATGGACGCACCCAGGGCCGGATGCCGCGCCGGCCACTGCTGCCAAACCGACAGCGGAACAGGTGATCGCAGGCTTGCGAGCGACAGACGAGGGCGGCGCCGACCTGGTGCAGCTGCTCACCCCCGAGGGCGAGCGCGTCCAGCACCCGGATTTCGACATCGACATCACGGCCGAGGAGCTGCGCGGGCTGTACCGCGACATGGTCCTGGTCCGCCGGGTCGACCGCGAGGCCAACGCGCTGCAGCGCAAGGGCGAGCTCGGCATCTGGGTGCCGCTGCTCGGCCAGGAGGCCGCGCAGATCGGCGCGGGCCGGGCCATGCGCCCGGAGGACATGGCGTTCCCCAGCTACCGCGAGCACGGCATCGCGTGGACGCGGGGCGTCAAGCCGACCGACCTGCTCGGCATCTTCCGGGGCACCGACAACGGCACGTGGGACCCGGTCGAGACCCGGTTCCACCCGTACACGATCGTCATCGGCAACCAGGTGCTCAACGCCACCGGCTACGCCATGGGCCAGAAGTTCGACGGCAAGGTGGGCGACGCCGACGGCGAAGCCACCATCTGCTTCTTCGGCGACGGCGCGACCAGCCAGGGCGACGTGCACGAGGGCTTCGTGTGGGCCGCCGTCTACGACGCGCCGCTGGTGTTCTTCTGCCAGAACAACCAGTGGGCCATCTCCGAGCCGACCGAGCGCCAGTCCCGCCTCCCGCTCTACCAGCGGGCGCGCGGCTACGGCTTCCCCGGCATCCGGGTCGACGGCAACGACGTGCTGGCCACCCTCGCGGTCACCCGCTGGGCGCTGGAGGAGTGCCGCCAGGGCAACGGCCCGATCCTGATCGAGGCGTTCACCTACCGGATGGACGCGCACACCACCTCCGACGACCCGTCGCGCTACCGGCTGTCCGACGAGCTGGAGCTGTGGAAGCTCAAGGACCCGATCGAGCGGGTCAAGGTGCACCTGGTCAAGCAGCAGTGGGCCGACCACGCGTTCTTCGAGTCCATCGAGGCCGAGGCCGAGCGGATCGCGGTCGAGCTGCGCGACTACTGCGTCACCCTGCCCGACCCGCCCGCCGGGCGGATCTTCAGCGAGGTCTACGCCGAGGGCAACCACGTCCTGGAGGCGCAACGCGACGAGTTCCTGGCCTACCACGCCGGGTTCGCGGGAGGTGAGCACTGA
- a CDS encoding alpha-ketoacid dehydrogenase subunit beta, translating to MAAPTMDRPAADATGVPAVQTLTIAKALNNGLRASMEANPKVIVMGEDVGKLGGVFRITDGLQKDFGEQRVLDTPLAESGIIGTAVGLAIRGYRPVCEIQFDGFIFPGFDQIVSQVAKLHFRTQGRIKVPMVIRVPFGGGIGAVEHHSESPESYFAHTAGLKVVSCSNPADAYWMIQQAIDCDDPVLFFEPKRRYYEKGEVDTTAAPGPLFASRTLRTGSDVTLVTYGPMVRTSLEAAAAAEEEGRSLEVVDLRSLSPLDLAPVYESVRRTGRLVVVTEAPSESSISSEIAAKVQQECFYSLQAPVLRVTGFDTPYPPSKLEEEFLPDLDRVLHAVDRSLAW from the coding sequence ATGGCCGCTCCGACCATGGACCGACCCGCCGCCGACGCCACGGGCGTGCCCGCGGTGCAGACGCTGACCATCGCGAAGGCGCTGAACAACGGCCTGCGCGCGTCGATGGAGGCCAACCCCAAGGTCATCGTGATGGGTGAGGACGTCGGCAAGCTCGGCGGCGTCTTCCGGATCACCGACGGCCTGCAGAAGGACTTCGGCGAGCAGCGCGTGCTGGACACGCCGCTGGCCGAGTCCGGCATCATCGGCACCGCCGTCGGCCTCGCGATCCGCGGCTACCGGCCGGTGTGCGAGATCCAGTTCGACGGCTTCATCTTCCCCGGCTTCGACCAGATCGTGTCGCAGGTCGCCAAGCTGCACTTCCGCACCCAGGGCCGGATCAAGGTGCCCATGGTGATCCGGGTGCCGTTCGGCGGCGGCATCGGCGCGGTCGAGCACCACTCCGAGTCGCCCGAGTCGTACTTCGCGCACACCGCCGGCCTCAAGGTCGTCTCGTGCTCGAACCCGGCCGACGCCTACTGGATGATCCAGCAGGCGATCGACTGCGACGACCCGGTGCTGTTCTTCGAGCCCAAGCGCCGCTACTACGAGAAGGGCGAGGTCGACACGACCGCCGCGCCCGGACCGCTGTTCGCCTCGCGCACGCTGCGCACCGGCTCGGACGTCACCCTGGTGACGTACGGGCCGATGGTGCGCACGTCGTTGGAAGCCGCGGCGGCGGCCGAGGAGGAGGGGCGTTCGCTGGAGGTCGTCGACCTGCGCTCGTTGTCGCCGCTGGACCTCGCGCCCGTGTACGAGTCGGTGCGGCGCACCGGCCGGCTGGTCGTGGTGACCGAGGCGCCCAGCGAGTCCTCCATCTCCAGCGAGATCGCGGCGAAGGTGCAGCAGGAGTGCTTCTACTCCCTGCAGGCCCCCGTGCTGCGGGTCACCGGGTTCGACACCCCGTACCCGCCGTCGAAGTTGGAGGAGGAGTTCCTCCCCGACCTCGACCGGGTGCTGCACGCCGTCGACCGCTCGCTGGCCTGGTAA